From Lasioglossum baleicum chromosome 16, iyLasBale1, whole genome shotgun sequence:
AATCGGACATTGATTGAGCCCACGCCATTGAACGCAATAAATCGCAAGGAGGCGGTACTTAACCGAGACGGAGATTCTGGCGTCTTTTCGAATTCGAGTTTCTCGAGAGCGTAAGCTCGATAAATAAAGCGTTATAGGGTTCCGATGAATTTTTTCCGGCGAGAAATCGCAGTCTTATCGATTGTACGATGAGCAGGGAGAGACCGGGTGCTCGTGTAAAAACGAAATAACGAAATAATGTGGAAATACAGGAAGAGCGACGTTAAAAGGGGAGGGGGGACAGGGGTAGAGAGAACGGCAAAAGGCTTGCTCAACGAACCTTGTCTTCTTGTTGTCCCTTGCGGCGTTTCCGGCTAACTCGAGTACTTCGGCCGCCAAATATTCCATAACCGCGGCTAAATAAACCGGTGCCCCGGCTCCGACACGTTCCGCGTAGTTTCCTTTTCTCAGTAGACGATGGATCCTTCCGACCGGGAACTGCAGCCCTGCCCTGCTGCTGCGAGTCTTCGCCTTTCCCTTAGTCTTTCCTAGAACCCAAACGATCCACCCATTTTTCCAGATTCTCTACCCTGATTCATCGCTTTTCCCTAACGGAATTCTTTACTTACCACCTTTACCGCGTCCTGACATCTtcccaagaaattcgaaatggaAACTGGTGCACGAATAAAAGAGGAACTGCTTCCTTGCGATGCTTCACTGCGAATGAACACCTCTACCCTGGCCAACGACGGTTATGCGTATGGACGTCAGATATTTTGGCGGCGACAGTTAGGTCGTTGCCTAGTTTGCGCGGGAACGCTACCTCCACTCTAACGGAACACCGTGGCGCCACTATCGCCACGGAAAACTCCCTAGATATCTGTAGAAATTATTTCAATCAAATTGTTTTTCTCAGCTTCAACAGATTATCCAATATCgccaaattaatatataattaatgataTGTAAAAGTAGACATTCTCAACAACCTCTGCAAGTTAGTTTTAGAATATATTACGACCTCTATTGCTCGATACGTAAACTGCGTGAACCTAGATGTGCTGACAATTTCCCGTCGCTCTGTCACTATGTCTCCCTATGACCTATGATTTGCACAGATTTGCAAAACAGTTTATATTGCAGCGCTGTGCAGCGCAGATCATGAAGTTTTTGCAGCATTAGAAATTCTAAACAACCTCTGTAAGTCATTTTTAGAATGTATTACGGTCTCTACGTAAACTGCGTGTACCTAGATAATACGAGATAATAGTATCAGATACTATCTGATACATAgtataatagtatctcgtcggtgtcggtGAAAATCGCTCGCAAAGGACCGCAAAGACCATGGGTTCGTTGCAATCAAGACGGTCAAACTGAAAGTACGTTTATTTCGTTGTCTCCGAGCCATCGTGTCAACCCCGTAGTTCGTGACCGAGACGTAGAAAATACACGACGCAAAGCAGGAACTGTTACAAGGTGAGTCCCGTTTCCGTGTGTTTCGTCATTCGATGGAAATCATaattatttaccttaattttttaaaaattaattatgtatTCAAGCGAGTTATTTGTTTTTCTATTGATTTAGATTTATTCTCGAATCGTGTTACCCTCTTGCGATAATTTAATCTTGTATTGTAACATTCAATTGCATTTGAATTCGCGTCGTGTGATAGAAATCAAGTATGTTTAATTTCCGTTCTGATTAAAAAATTATGCGTGGTTTAGAGTTGGCCAATTTCAAATGTTCTTGCCGGGTAAGAGTGCCCGCCATGTTTGAATATAATCACTAGAGCTCGGGAATTTCTATCTATCAAACGCGCATTTGAACTTGAACCACTGACCGCTGAGGATTGTGAAGCGtagatttttggcattttttcgccaaaatctacaggattacataagAAAGAGGCAACAATATCTGGTTTTTAGAGGTAAAGTTTAACCTTATCTAATCAACGCTTTTTAGTCTGGATCAGAACCAGATACCTTGCGACGCGGAATAAGTTGCACTGGTTCAAAGAAAAACCAGCTGCCGCTCCCAGGGGTCTTTACGAACACCAGGTCAACTACAATCGAATCgtgatttatttaaataataataagaaaatacACAATTGTGATTTTATTGAAACGATAATCATGAATTTCTTTATACAATTTTACTGCATGGTTTGCTGGCTACGTACTATTATGTATATTGTCTACTGTCGGTAGCGAGTACAACAGCAAGCTTGAATATCGAGTTAGATGCGTGTTCAACATTCACAACAATTGATACGGTTCAAATAAGTCGTGTGCACACGCATCTTGTACGATCTTGTCTTCACGATCTCGTTCCAAAATCGGTGGAATTCGATCATCGGACGACAAAGCGTGACACgacgttctccatcggcttaTAAATGCTGGATCGGTTACCGGTTTTCGCGATCGAGTAATACAtacgtacatatatattatagtaatgcATATAAAAGCGTACAAaacacgtttttttttttagttggaTCGGAGAAGGATTCAGGGGAGGGGGAGGGTGAGGGGATGGTCGCGCGACACGAAATACTCGAGACTCCGATGAGAGTCGCACAGGCttattttcgttttcttcttctgcttccaCATCCCTCGCTCGCGCGCTTTCTCGTATACTTAAATAGCTTCTTCGAATGTCCGTCGTTTCGTGGTCTGTACAGGTTTGGGGTTCGATGATCCTCTCGCGCTACGCTTATCGATAAATTAAGCGCGATCTATCTTTTAGGGACTGACGAAGAGCCGCGATCTCAAGATTCATTCATCGTTTCTTAACACGGTCAACCTGTGGCCCAGTTTGTAATTCTTTTCTAAATGTTACTCAATGTGAATGCCATTCGTAACGACGAGATTTTTATTTCCATTAGAAAGCGACCAAATCGTAGGGGACCGTTTTACCATTATAAAACGACGTGGAAGAGTTATTTTAGGTCGAAAAGTGGGCCCAATAGAATTAATAGGACTTTTCGGGATCGTTGGATTCTTATCGGATAATCGAGAATTTTTATATCATAAAAATGAGTCTTATAGATCGAATGGGGGGCCAttgaagaatttttttaagaaattcaaattATGTGAACTTATTTAGTAACAGGTTGAATGTGTTAATTAAGGCCAAGGGCCACGATCGTTTGCTAATCCATCGAAACGGTCCGGTCTCCCCGAAACGCGGCGAGCATCTCGACTACAATTAACTAGTTTCGCGGATACACAACGTAAACGTGTTACAATATCCTTCTTATATACCAGGGATTCTGAGCTTACACCTACATGGCAATCGGTTTTTCTCTTCTCGCTGTACACGATCGAACACGGACCATTCGATCGCGATCTACACCGTACACAGAGAGAACTTCCTCCGCAAGAATCGCAATATGTAAGATTGTagagaaaaacattttcaaatcGGCACGTCGAGGGACCTATTTAATAACGCCGCAAATCTCTCATCGCGGTTCTCTCACTTTGGTATACGACCCTCGACGTCCCTTCTCGCGAAATCCAAAGGGCTGGCCCTTCTCTCGCCGATGACTTCAATAATGCTCCCTTCAAAATCGTATTCCATAAAATAATAGAATTCTCGAACTCGCGTAGACAGACTCCAGAATGTGTAATTAAAAGTGAGTGTGGATTAAGAATTACTTACTAAAGTATATTCCAGGAGAGACAGACTCTCTCGTGGGATAGActttagtagacagcggatctttatgcaaagtaaaaatgttctacctgaattgcaacaaacaagTTTTCTTTCTGAATGCGTTTGAtacgttgaaaataacataacagtatttttaaattgttccaATGTTTTTGCTGTTTCGAACGGCGCCTATACTCATTTttaaacgcatcaaatccgctgtctgattATTAGGCAATTTTggaaacatcaattttattgTACGGTGTTCGGAGGCGAATTAATAAGCAAGCATTATCGCAGTCTGTTGCAACGGAGACTCTGCTCGCGCACTCTGCTCTGCGAAAGCAGCTTTCCACagccaaaattcaatttctaaaaTACCGTGTAAGTTTCGAAATCGAAGATTCACTGATGTTATGcattttaaattgcaactaACGATGATCGAATATGAGACAGACACTAAGACGAATAAACATTACATTTCTATATCCTGCAGTTATAATTTCGCTGGAGAGGAAGATCCACACGAAAGCGTAACTTTCGGTCAGGGACTGCAGCTTCGCAGACTGCATAATTTTGCATAGTGCATCGCGCGGTCATTCGCGCAACGAAGCCTCGGGCGACACGCCGTGGGAGTTCAATATTTGCGATTCGCAGTCTGTCGCCGGTCTCTTATCGTACGATCGACGTCGACAACAAtagtatataaaaaaagaaaacaaagaaacgacaacgaagaaagagagagagagggggagagtaCAGTCGTCGATGGCCGACGCAGCTCAAAGCAGGAAGGATTGTTTCCCTATACttaaccagagtcgccagacgaggggagggagcacgaattcaggggaaaaaAGTTTCCCTCTCTCGCGTCACGTGATCGGGCCGCGCGGAAGCGGGGGGGAtcagcgtcgtggaaggggaagcggggacacaagtcttaatctggcgactctgtacTTAACTGCCCCGAGAggtatgcacatatgtataacgAGTCTCCCAGGTAGAAAAGAAAACAGTAGAAGGCACTCGGAAAGAAAATGGCACCGTCGATTAATCGTCGCGCGATCCTCGCGCTCTTGTCCTACAGCTTTTCTCTCTCGTGTATCTCTTTCGTCTATCTCTTCTCACTGGCACACGATCTTTGATCCCTTTGATTCTTCTCGCACAGCGCGTTTAACTTCTGT
This genomic window contains:
- the LOC143216784 gene encoding histone H2A, producing the protein MSGRGKGGKTKGKAKTRSSRAGLQFPVGRIHRLLRKGNYAERVGAGAPVYLAAVMEYLAAEVLELAGNAARDNKKTRIIPRHLQLAIRNDEELNKLLSGVTIAQGGVLPNIQAVLLPKKTSTGSSSKGDKASQEY